In Drosophila yakuba strain Tai18E2 chromosome 2R, Prin_Dyak_Tai18E2_2.1, whole genome shotgun sequence, a single genomic region encodes these proteins:
- the LOC6529635 gene encoding NEDD8, whose protein sequence is MLIKVKTLTGKEIEIDIEPTDKVDRIKERVEEKEGIPPQQQRLIFSGKQMNDDKTAADYKVQGGSVLHLVLALRGGDSILIPCM, encoded by the exons ATGTTGATCAAAGTGAAG ACCCTGACCGGAAAGGAAATCGAGATCGACATTGAGCCCACAGACAAGGTAGATCGCATAAAGGAGCGCGTGGAGGAAAAGGAGGGCATTCCACCCCAGCAACAGCGTCTTATTTTCTCCGGCAAACAAAT GAATGACGACAAAACCGCGGCGGACTACAAAGTGCAAGGTGGATCTGTTCTTCATTTGGTTCTGGCTCTGCGAGGAGGGGATTCCATTCTGATACCTTGTATGTAA
- the LOC6529636 gene encoding homocysteine S-methyltransferase, protein MGLTRVLLKDGGFGTQMTVHVGDSVDGDPLWSSRFNATNPAAIISTHLDFLQNGADIILTNTYQSSVDGYMEYLELDEEQSIELIRNTVRLAHIAKERYLTECYQAQLAMPEGYPLIIASIGPFGAHLHDGSEYTGSYADYVPAKEITDWHRVRIEACLEAGVDALAIETIPCQMEAEALVEMLCDDYPDVKFWVAFQCKDENTLAHGETFADATNAIWDLLAERNAQDKCLAIGVNCVHPKFVTPLFKSLNGDREVGEQIPLVVYPNSGEVYDVVNGWQGKEHCVPLANYVPEWAQLGAKVIGGCCRTYARDVRHIGEAIRDWNKLKKLS, encoded by the exons ATGGGTTTGACGCGCGTGCTACTGAAGGATGGCGGTTTTGGCACCCAGATGACTGTCCATGTGGGTGACTCTGTGGATGGGGATCCGCTATGGAGTTCCCGCTTCAATGCCACCAATCCGGCGGCCATCATCAGCACCCACCTGGACTTTTTGCAGA ATGGTGCAGATATCATTTTGACCAACACCTACCAGTCCAGTGTCGATGGTTACATGGAGTATCTGGAGCTGGACGAGGAGCAGAGCATAGAGCTGATAAGGAACACTGTCCGCTTGGCACACATCGCCAAGGAGCGCTATCTCACCGAGTGTTATCAGGCACAGCTGGCGATGCCGGAGG GATACCCTCTGATCATCGCCTCTATTGGACCCTTTGGGGCCCACCTACACGATGGCTCCGAGTACACCGGTAGCTATGCCGACTACGTGCCGGCCAAGGAGATTACGGATTGGCATCGCGTGAGGATCGAAGCATGCTTGGAGGCTGGTGTGGATGCGCTGGCCATCGAGACGATTCCCTGCCAAATGGAGGCGGAGGCCCTGGTGGAGATGCTGTGCGATGATTATCCGGATGTGAAGTTCTGGGTGGCTTTCCAGTGCAAGGATGAAAATACCTTGGCGCATGGAGAGACCTTTGCGGATGCGACAAATGCTATTTGGGACTTATTGGCTGAGCGTAATGCCCAGGATAAATGCCTGGCAATCGGAGTAAATTGTGTGCATCCCAAGTTTGTGACTCCTCTCTTTAAGAGTTTGAATGGAGACCGCGAAGTGGGTGAGCAGATACCGCTGGTGGTGTATCCCAATAGCGGGGAGGTCTACGACGTGGTCAACGGCTGGCAGGGAAAGGAGCACTGTGTTCCCCTGGCAAACTACGTACCCGAGTGGGCGCAACTGGGTGCCAAGGTCATTGGGGGATGTTGTCGCACCTATGCGCGGGATGTACGCCACATAGGGGAAGCCATTCGCGACTGGAACAAACTGAAGAAGCTCTCCTAG